In Terriglobales bacterium, a genomic segment contains:
- the purH gene encoding bifunctional phosphoribosylaminoimidazolecarboxamide formyltransferase/IMP cyclohydrolase, giving the protein MPQTEALEVPAAVTQSDVKPVHRAILSVTDKTGIADFARGLEKLGVELVSTGGTAKLLRDSGIRVKDISELTGFPEMLDGRVKTLHPKVHGGILHIRENEAHRQAVTDHDIPAIDMVVVNLYAFEKTAAKPGVTFEEIIENIDIGGPSMLRSAAKNFQDVAVITSPSDYSQTLEELRSSGGLSLKTKWKLAKKAFATTAAYDSAISSALETISAPGELPQPGEKFPSRLRVSFSKLADLRYGENPHQKAAVYSDGSGLGIANARQLQGKELSYNNLVDLDAAWELCREFDDPMCAIIKHTNPCGAATGPDIVTAYKRALEADPVSAFGGVIGINREIDEASAEEIAKLFVEAIAAPGYSAGALSRFSAKKNLRLLQVRPAEQATVLKQVSGGALLQDADVHQLSRSDLKVVSKRPPTEEELSALLFAWKICKHVKSNAIVYARNGQTISVGAGQMSRVDSCKFGAAKAVLPLKGSVAASDAYFPFADGVEEIARAGATAVIQPGGSVRDGEVVEAADRLGLAMVFTGVRHFRH; this is encoded by the coding sequence GTGCCCCAGACTGAAGCTCTCGAAGTGCCTGCCGCTGTTACGCAATCGGATGTGAAGCCTGTTCACCGCGCCATTTTGAGTGTGACTGACAAGACCGGCATCGCCGACTTCGCGCGCGGGCTCGAAAAACTCGGAGTGGAACTGGTTTCTACGGGCGGCACGGCGAAGTTGCTGCGCGACTCTGGCATTCGCGTGAAAGACATATCTGAGCTCACGGGCTTCCCCGAGATGCTCGACGGCCGCGTGAAGACGCTTCATCCAAAAGTCCACGGCGGCATTCTGCACATTCGGGAGAATGAGGCTCACCGGCAGGCCGTCACGGATCATGACATTCCGGCCATCGATATGGTCGTCGTGAACCTGTACGCGTTTGAGAAGACGGCAGCAAAGCCTGGAGTCACATTCGAGGAGATCATCGAGAACATCGATATTGGCGGCCCCTCGATGTTGCGGTCTGCGGCAAAGAATTTTCAGGATGTTGCGGTGATAACTTCGCCATCGGATTATTCGCAAACTCTCGAAGAACTCCGCAGCTCCGGCGGTCTTTCGCTTAAAACAAAATGGAAGCTAGCCAAAAAAGCATTCGCCACCACCGCGGCTTACGATTCGGCGATCAGTTCCGCACTGGAGACCATCTCAGCGCCCGGCGAACTCCCCCAACCTGGCGAGAAGTTCCCCTCTCGCCTGCGCGTCTCATTCTCCAAACTGGCTGATCTTCGCTACGGCGAGAACCCGCACCAGAAAGCTGCGGTCTATTCCGACGGCTCTGGCCTAGGCATTGCTAATGCGCGCCAGCTTCAGGGCAAAGAGCTCTCATACAACAATCTCGTAGATCTCGATGCTGCCTGGGAGCTGTGTCGCGAGTTCGACGACCCGATGTGCGCGATCATCAAGCACACGAACCCATGCGGGGCTGCAACCGGTCCCGACATTGTCACAGCCTATAAACGCGCGCTCGAAGCTGACCCTGTTTCGGCGTTCGGTGGGGTGATCGGCATCAACCGCGAAATCGATGAGGCGTCCGCTGAGGAGATTGCGAAGCTCTTCGTTGAAGCCATCGCCGCGCCGGGATACTCGGCGGGAGCTCTCTCGCGATTCTCGGCCAAGAAGAATCTTCGCCTGCTTCAAGTCCGTCCTGCCGAGCAAGCCACCGTTCTCAAGCAGGTCTCAGGCGGCGCACTTCTTCAGGATGCGGATGTTCATCAACTCTCCCGCTCTGATCTGAAAGTCGTGAGCAAACGCCCTCCCACCGAAGAAGAGCTTTCCGCTCTGCTATTCGCCTGGAAGATCTGCAAGCACGTCAAATCGAATGCCATTGTCTATGCCCGCAATGGGCAGACAATCAGCGTTGGCGCCGGCCAGATGAGCCGCGTCGATTCCTGCAAGTTCGGCGCTGCTAAGGCCGTTTTGCCGCTGAAAGGCAGCGTGGCCGCATCCGACGCTTACTTCCCTTTCGCTGACGGTGTCGAGGAGATCGCCCGCGCCGGAGCAACCGCCGTAATTCAGCCCGGAGGCTCAGTCAGGGATGGAGAGGTGGTCGAGGCCGCCGACCGGCTGGGACTGGCGATGGTATTCACCGGGGTACGGCACTTCCGTCACTAA